One Gossypium hirsutum isolate 1008001.06 chromosome A08, Gossypium_hirsutum_v2.1, whole genome shotgun sequence genomic window, ACAACATTTAAACTTCCAACTCAGCAGGTATGCCCATTCATCGCCTATTATATAGAAGGTGCTGGCCGGCTTGGTATAGGATATGCAAATGTACCCGGTTATGTCTATAGAATTCTTCCCACACTTATGTTGTTTTTCGATAATCTTTATTCCATGCAGTGGGGTTATGTTGTGATTTCAACTCCCGATGGTATTTTGGATCACGAAGAAGCCATTAGAAGGAATGTGGGTGGGCAGGTTCTTGGTTATTTTCATTAGACTTCATTTTTTATGCGCACTTTCAGATAGAAAAAGGGGAAGAATAGTTGTTCAGGGTCGGGTTTTTCCAATAACTATCCGAAGTTTTCATTGAATATCGATCACTAGAACATAGCATAAGCAATGTTCggaatcaatattttttttataacaatctAGTATTCTTTATTGTTTGCTTTGATTTATTATTGCAAGATCATAGTAATGAAACTGCAGGATAGTTTTCTTAGAAGAAAACATCAACGAATTCGCCTGCAGATGGTCAACCCATCACCTGACGGAGCGAGAGCGATTTCGATGCGTTGATCGATTGAAACCGAGTTGTTAAACTCTATGATTGACCTCCTCGATTCCTTTCTATCTTCTGAAACCGCCTCTTCTGGTTGAGCCACCGTGCCTCCCCAAAGCGTGTTGTCAAAGATGATCAATCCGCCAACTTTCACCAGTTTCAGAAGCCTCTCGTGGTAATTCAGGTAATTTTCTTTATCCGCATCGACAAATGCAAAATCAAAACTCCCTTCATTATCTTTCTGCAGAAATGAAACAAATGAAGACGAGTTCAATTGATTGAACTTGAAgaatccgtaaaaaaaaaaaaaaaaacagaaatggagataaaaaataaaacccGGGTATTTAGTGCTTAAATTTTGAAGAAGTATGTCCAGAACTGGTAAAGCTTGGGATTCAATGAAGTTGATTTTGTGTTCCACACCTGCTTTTTGGATAATGGGAAGGCCTATCTCATATGTTTCCTTGTTTGGATCTATGGCTATAATCTGCAAATATGAGTTTTATAAATGAACAAAGTAGATTATGGTAAATAAACTTGAGAAATATTCCAACTTTTGgtctatgtatatatatgtttgtgtatgggtgtgtgtgtgtgtgttttgagGGAATAAAGCCTTTTTTGGAAGAAGTTTGCTTAATGTCATCCATTCATTCAGAGCTGGCGGAACCCTCATCATGTTTCGTATGTCATTGGTGGGGGGTTTTATCTCATGACTCAACCGAGAGCTCTAATGTTTGAAGAGATGCTAGTGATAGGTTCAAAGAACAAGAGCGCCTTGTTGGATGCTTAAACAGGGAAATAATGCTCAATTGTGCATGGTCTAATTCGAGCCCATACCCTAAAGCTTATAGTTTTTTTCTTGCCCAAGTGGTAGTATAGTTTCTGACTTAGTGCCTTGTATGCTATAGTGCATGGCCTCAAATCCCACTAAGTgcaaatattagatttttttgcGCATGGTTTGCCTTTTAAAACACTTGACAAGACGCTTTAGCTTTGTGAACTTTGTCATTGATGCTTTTTTTAGGTATTCAAGCTCTCAATAGAGTTGGAGGACAAAACTCACCATTGAGGACGATATCGATCTATTGAGGAGCCTGTTGGGAGTTTGATATTTTTCATACTTAACCCAGTTCCCTCgacaaagaaaatattttattgaattatattttgaaaaagaaattatttgattttaaacaattttcactaattaaaaaatatttttatatcattaaaaGATCAATAAAATTTATGTTTCGTTCGTttctaaaaatcaataaaattttcgtttctaaaaatcattaaatttttttatttatttaaacttatgaATCGAAAACCGATGGGAATAAATACCATAGCATCATAAGGGATTGAAAGAGCAGTGAGGAGAAGAGAATAGCCAGTGTAAACACCAATTTCAATTGTCTTCTTTGCATTAATTAGCTTAAGTAACACCCCTATTAGTTGACCTGAATCTGGTGCCGTGCTCATTAATTTCCTGCTTAAATCGAGTTAGAAGAGAGTAATCAGTCCgttgaattaaaaaatcaatctgatctataaattttacattttaatctaTTAATTGATTGGTTTAAGTAATCGAATTAACATCGATTGACGTTAAGTcgatttttgtttttcattttagtcacaaATTAAATGAAGTCAAAGACACTGTTACCCTGGATGCCTTGCAGTAACTTCTCGGAGCTTCTTTAGAGGTGTTGGTTCCCTAGGGTAGCCGTTGGTCTTCAAGATATACTGTTTCAAAACTTGTccagtttataaaaaaaaaaaatccgaaCCATAATCAATATTTTGTTCGAATTAttcattttatattaaatttattattttttaagttagaaaaaatcttaaaaatttattattaaaggaagttggttattttagaaaaaattcttTAAAGTGTCGTCCTTTTTAAATTGTTGGACCCTTCAATAAGTTGGTATTGTTTTGATTGTAGTTTTGTTGCCCAATTTCAAAAAGAACTTGAGTGCTTgaggcaatgagttcaaccaaatAGGAATACCTTGTCAAGACAGATCTTGCTTGACATTTATATTTGGAAGGATTTGAGCTTCTGCCCTACAACATATAAGGTTCGTGCGTGTCGCAAtgcttaaaataattttaaattttggtaggCAGCATAGTTAATAAATGTCTTATATGCTGTAAGAGACAAACCCGATCAAAGACAACATTGACTCATTAAAAGTTGATAAACTTTGGATGAGCGAAGCATAGTTTTCTCATAAAAGTCAACCGTCCCTTCGCGTTTatataatttagttttaattttttacttctaaattttattatatatgttgaGATACGTAAATTTAATCTACAcatttattttaaagttaaaatcaataatacatattttaataaaaatatttattatatataaaaaaaatttaattaatcggCCAATAGAAGGTATTGCTAATAGCCTCCAATGTATAATTTCTAACTCTAAATTACAATATATTTagtaaaagggaaaaaataatgaaaaataaaatacctTAGTTAACTCCAAACTCTGCAATAACCCATCATGGAGAAATGATTCGGCTCTTGTAAATTCCATACTCTTCAAATATATGCTTGAGAAACAAATAATGCAAAACCCGGTTGAAATacatatgtgtgtatatatatatatatgtgtatatatatatgtatattatgaatTAAGTTCACACCAAGTTGATGCATGTCTTTTAATAATCCATATTAGTCGTGTACTACTGatttaaatgatataatttaatccttaaatttaataatttttttaatttcaatttatataatgactgTGATATTATAAGATTGTACcatattattatcaaattaaaaaaaaaagttttttcttTTAGATGATGGTATGGCACAATATAATATTAACATGggtaaaaattttgagaaaagctGCTAagcataagtaaaaaaaattcaatgactAAATTAGGTAAATATGCCACATTCAGGGTAAAATGCTATTTTATCTGAACTTATATTATTAAATGTATCAAAATTTTGATACTGGAGTTTaactttaatattcaatttggtacctgatGCCATTTGATTAGGATATTAGATCAAACATCGAAGCTaaactcaaaaatcaaaataaaatatataccctaattttaaatacaaatatgATTTATGAAGCTAAGcttattaattatttacaaaacgTTTCGTATCTGTATTGTGTCGAAATTTATTAGGAATTTCAGGAACTCACAAGCTTTACATTCtgcttaattatttaattaataaataaagcaaaaaatatatatatattattttacaaattagagagatattttatttttcattctaaataaaaaatttcactgactatagataaaataatttatatttgtagtttatacagaaaaaaaaaaggattcacAACATCCAGATTATCCTCACAAGACAATAATACAAAAGCTGCAACATAATCCAACAGCAGCCTCCAAGTGAATACATAATCATGTTAGGTTAATCCTTCGGCTGCGGCACTCACTGAAACATAAAAAACGGTGACTCTCGATCGATCAATGCTCGGGCCAACCTGCCTCGACCTATCAGTGCTGCCAACACCTTCCATTTCCCTTGACTGTTCTCCGGCAGGAGGAACCATTGCCGGTTGGTGGTCCACAAATGGATGTACCCGTACTGTCATTGTTCGAGATTCGTGGAGTAAAATCATTGCTGCTGCTGCGGCTGCCACTATATTTTAAGTGCTGCCAACACCTTCCATTTCCATTAACTGTTCTCTTGCAGGGAGTACCATTGCAGGTAGGTACTCTACAAATGGGTGTACTACAATTGTTGCTGATgctgttcagctcttatgagcttttgttCAACCCTTATTTGTTTCTATTTAGTATTTATGTACTTTTGTGCAGTCTTTGGGTTTCTGAATACGATGTACTTATATCCATAAGCCGTTCCCTGATTTGGTAAGATTTGATAAGTGACATATGAAACTAATGTTTGAAGACTTAATGTTATTATTGCTGCTGATCTGATATAAGTGTATTCATCGATCGAAGTTGTaatgagtaataaactcaagtgtgatatgttgataaaataaggttaccaatgttgaatttatatgaaatatgttcaagtatgctaacaagtgttgttgttgatgTTTAGATAAGTGCCAAGTTACTGGTTAAttggtaatatgtttatttatatgatatgttgAAAGGGTAAATGCTCAAATGAAAATGTActtgtgctcatgaaagagtgaTAAGTTTTAAGTTAcacaatttcttatgaaatgagttatcatgtgattaattcgaaAAAGGTCTATGCTTAAATGCACTAGTTTAtagctatggttgaatgatatgcttatgactgGTGTGTGATGCATATGGAAtaagtgtggaaagtaaagaaatgcaaataaaaataaagaaattttgaagaGTCAAAGTTATTTAAATCCTACTAAATTtgggataatatgtataagtgatgttgTGGATTTATCCACCTTGTGAGTGAATGAATATAACTTCATGAGTATtgcaatattaattttaaattatttttgatatgtataaatttcatatttgaaatgaattgatatgattaaagattacacgaacttactaagtattcattgcttatgtgtttattttatctACCTTagagattatcagaagctcaatcGAGTTAGAAGCTTGacggagttatatcacactatccatcaatattattagtaattttggattatttgattctagttataatggcatatataggttaTCTTAGCCAATGTTGGCTTATAAATGCTCTGTTGCATTTAGCCATTGAGATGGCTAGTGATGGACATATTTTGAGGTGCATATAGTATAATGTAGGATGTGAGTGTCTGgtatggttgaatgatgataaTCTTATAGGTATGTTAATACTTAGTACAAATAGACATATAAGTGATTTCGGTCAATTTGATAAGTTTGAATACTAGAACATATGTGATGATAATACATGCATAAAACTTGgttttagcttgatttgaatgctATGATATAGGCTGTTTATGTGTAAAAGTGTTGAGTTAGGTTGATGACAAAtggggtgagaaatgtggcttggaaaatagcatattttcatccacacaggcaaagacacgggagtgtgtctcagtcatgtgtgacataaggcttggccacacgggcgtgtgtcccttgcatcttgacgaaattttaatatttttcgaaaatttttctaagtttccgaTTTAAtaccgatttgtttctaatgctcaatttgggcctcgagggctcgtttaAGTGATAATATGTATAATCTTGATTGGTTCTTGACATAAATgacatatgatatgaaatgtttacattttctgtttgtttgatttataaatttcgataatgctccgtaatctTGTTCCGGCAACAAattcaagttaggggtgttataggctTTCTTCGGGCCAGTGCCCTTACCGATTTCGAGTTAATTGGTTTAGTTCaagtttttatgaattttttttataatttttataagtttatatcaattttaatttttttcataattttttacaatttttttattatttttaagtaatatatttttaatttaaatattgtaaataatttttattacttttataatttttataatttattagaatttattatatttttataatatttataagttttataatttttttaataaatttaataactttacatcaattttaatatttaatattttttataatttgttttgatttttttctgattttatcttatattttttttctgatttttaatattttttatgaaaaaatattatattaaactagAAACTATCACATACCACCATCTAATTggtttgttaatttattttaacggTCAATGTAATCAATGATGAAACttaaattgattgattatttCAGTTAACATCAAGAACTTAATTAGATACGAATTTAATACATGGACTTAACTAATCTTTTTGTATTTTCTTAAAGGGTTTTTTGACATAtaagcctattatatatattacattatattataaattgtgACATAATTGTGTCCCGtctaaaattatcatttttttatagaataatcaatatatataccatgaaaattagttaattaactCTATATTACAAAAATACCTTCCTCAATATTCCATTACAAATACTAAGCTTCACTTCACCATAAATACAATaactttatttttgtaatttgcaCATAATATTCACAACAATCACACATCCAAACACAACAACATCTAGATTATCCTCACAAGACAATAATACAAAAGCTACAACATAATCCAACAGCAGCCTCCAAGTGAATACATAATCATGTTATTCTTAAGTTAATCCTTCGGCTCCGGCACTCACTGGAACATAAAAAACGGTGACTCTTAATCGATCAATACTCGGGCTAACCTGCCTCGATCTATCAGTGCTGCCGACACGTTCCATTTCCCTTGACTGTTCTCCGGCAGAACGAACCATTGCGGGTTGGTGCTCCACAAATGGATGTACCCGTACTGTCATAGTTCGAGATTCGCGGAATAAAATAATTGCTGCTGCTGTGGCTGCCACTATATTTTAAGTGCTGCCAACACCTTCCATTTCCATTAACTGTTCTCTTGTAGGGAGTACCATTGCAGGTAAGTACTCCACAGATGGGTGTACTACAATTGTTGCTGTTGAGACTTGAATTCGAGTCTTTTTCATCAGAATATGGATTGAAAATAGCATATGGCATTGTTTCATAACTTGTTATCTCGGAACCGGAGCTATAAATTCTCCTCCCTTTATGCAAATCACATCTTTTTCTCCCGGAAACGGGTTGCCTTCTACAAAGAGAACCATCATCCATGGCAACACCACAAATAGGACTGCAATGCTCGATTTCGGGATAATCCTCTTTATGCGGTTGTGATTTCATACTCGAACTCGTGGAAGCCCCTGTAGTTTTCTTTCCCTTGTGTTCAGCGCATCGTTTTCTTCCTTCAACCGGTGGCCTTTTACAAATCGAACCATCGTCTAAAACCACCCCACAAGAGAAGGTTTCGTTCTTGTCGGAGCCACCGTGATTCGAAACTAACCGAGGCCGGGATCTGCTGAAGTTGAAAACTTGAGGCAGAAAGTTGAGGTTCTCTCCATTTTTGTATTTGCCGAACTCACTGTCGTCCGAAGCTAGCTTGCTTGCTTTGATTTTGATGCCTACTTGCTTTTGATTTAATTTCTTAGGATTTGATGCATGCTTATCTAGTTTTTGAAGGATATCATCGTGACGACGTATACCGTTCGAGCCTTTATTCCATGGATAATCATAAGTACCGAGAAGCTGAGCTTCGGTTCTCAGAGCATCTGCCTTGTTTTCCCTCTATTTAACATGGGAAAGTAAAATAACATTAGGAATTAGATCAAAAACCAAAATTTGGATACAAGGATGAACATGTAATAAGAACATTGATGAAAAGTGCATTTTCAAAGCTTCTTGGCCTTCAAAAATCATATCATCTGCAATTCATGCAAGACTAAGAACTTATAGcagtataaagaatatatatatatatacacacacacatacactCTTATCCAACACACGATATAAAAATATGAcctctaaaaattctttaaatacatgaaaaaaacttaaaaaaagacTTATTATATTCGTGAGGGATACATATCCATATCCAACACTCACACCTAAGTCTGAATAACAGAAGTTCTTGGTACACATTTTTTCCTATGATCCTTATCATTTTTACCTCCAAAGCATAAAAATCATAGTTGTAACAACGGATCAAatcctattttttatttaatttataactaattttaattttttatgataaaaaaatattttatatttaaataatagaataatttaaaaattttataaacattatgTAAGtgttttttgattatttttatttacttaatttaaaaggttatttatgaaatttttttttttgaaattctatcAAATAATGTCTAAATGCAATAAAACAAAGCTTGCcaaaataaatccaaaaaatcaaaataaaaaatcaaatctaGCTATGAtggttatttaaaaaatttaagaaaaaactcGACTAAATCGAACTCGATACTACATAGAGATGTATATACATAATTTTTGAAACTGGTCAAACTTGATCTAAGTtcgatttaataaattattataaaaatttaaaaaaattaaaaaatataaaatcaattcAATCCTCAATTCAACTGATTTTTAAACCTCTTTTTCCGAACTACTATATCAACGGATTTTCAATCTTACCGGGTAATCCTGTACAGTTCCAAAAACGGACACCAATAAAGTTGGAAAGTAGAAAAACATATACTCACAGGAACCCATCTGTAGACAATAGAGCAACCTCTTGCAAAAATATCAAACAAAGGACATCCTTTATCTTTTCTACAGAGATGAGTACCATCACGGCCATATTGTTGGAGTCTTGCTCTAATATTTTCAGCCGCCCCAACATAAACCACCAAATCAGGTTCAAGCTTGCCATGGCGGTCCCTACTCACCGCAAGCTCATAGGTTCCTGGACCTGAACTTTTCGGAAGATTTTCAGACCTGTATCTGGTCACCGCTCCTCCTTTCCCATTTTCCCAGTCATGAGGACAAATAAGAagctaaacaaattaaaaaaccaaaaagaCCAAGACCAGGTTAAGGtttataaatcaaatttaaactggATATAGATGATTTTTTCAGCAAAATCAAAAGCAAGATTAAAGTTGGATTAAGGCAGATTAAAAAACCTTCCATTTGGAGAAGTCGGAATCGTGGTCGGTCTTCTTGTGATCTTCTCTTTTCAATCTGTCGACGTGAACGGCCAATAATTCTATTGGAATCTCTTCTTCTTCGACTATAAGCACCATTATGCAATTGTCTGTGACTGCACCACTTTGTGGAAGGGCATTTCTTATTTATAATAAGGTTGAAATTGCctcatttctttttaattttatttattttttactttagacttaattccttttatttattattttaatacttaaaatttaaaattttcaaaataaaaattcacgTATATCtcataacaaattaaaatttaataaaaatattaaaaaatttaaaaaattcatccatatttataaattatcatAACAATGTCATTATTTTTAACaactatatatttaaattaaaacagtttaactaaattttatagattaaatgacaataaaaaactttaaaacctAAATTTAACATCTTACCTTTATTTTTTGTCCATGCCTTCATCTTTTACCAGTGAAATATCTGAATCCTTAATACTTAAGTTACAAGTAGTATGCAAACAGCCACATcattaaagtgataaaattatttgtacgttgatgatatgatagATCTAAGACTCGTGTCATGATGTGATTCAATCGAGTGAATTTTAGTGTCCTTCGTAAGCTGCCCTCTTGTAGCCTTGTGagttttttacctaaataatttaatatatatatattgaaatagattgtcatttaaattatatatgaaaattatatatatattttttgtgctTATCTGAACCACATTTTTATGttaaagtatatttttttaaattattattttattagtgacGCCTTTCTCATAAGCGCCACTGCTTATATCTTTTTTCTTGGTTAATATATGACCCATATAGAGATACGAAAATAGTATGAGATAGATGGCGCCTATTGGTAAACGCGACTAATtgaacaaaataactataaaattatttttaaaaaaaaattacattactaaaaactcacaaaatacaacaatttataataaattattaacaaaatatttaacaaaataattttacattactaaaaactcactaaatactaaactaaacacaacagtttataatataatcctaaattactaataaattaattttaaaataattacaaacacaataatttataatataatcctaaattactaacaaattaattttaaaataattattaaaaaatacattcacacaaaatattaacataaaaccataaacactaaacataaacaatttatgaataataattaataacaaaaaaatatatttttgtgcGGGGGAGAGGGGCGCAGGGGGAGGCAGTGGCACTCACAAGACAATAATACAAAAGCTACAACATAATCCAACAGCAGCCTCTCCAAGTGAATACATAATCATGTTATTGTTAAGTTAATCCTTTGGCTCCGGCACTCACCGAAACATAAAAAATGGTGACTCTCGATCAATCAATGCTCGGGCCAACCTGCCTCGACCTATCAGTGCTGCCAACACCTTCCATTTCCCTTGACTGTTCTCCGGCAGGACGAACCATTGCGGGTTGGTGCTCCACAAATGGATGTACCCGTACTGTCATTGTTCGAGTTTCGCGGAGCAAAATCGTTGCTGCTGCTGCGGCTGCCACTATATTTTAAGTGCTGCCAACACCTTCCATTTCCATTAACTGTTCTCTTGCAGGGAGTACCATTGCAGGTAGGT contains:
- the LOC107940200 gene encoding protein EFFECTOR OF TRANSCRIPTION 2 produces the protein MVLIVEEEEIPIELLAVHVDRLKREDHKKTDHDSDFSKWKLLICPHDWENGKGGAVTRYRSENLPKSSGPGTYELAVSRDRHGKLEPDLVVYVGAAENIRARLQQYGRDGTHLCRKDKGCPLFDIFARGCSIVYRWVPRENKADALRTEAQLLGTYDYPWNKGSNGIRRHDDILQKLDKHASNPKKLNQKQVGIKIKASKLASDDSEFGKYKNGENLNFLPQVFNFSRSRPRLVSNHGGSDKNETFSCGVVLDDGSICKRPPVEGRKRCAEHKGKKTTGASTSSSMKSQPHKEDYPEIEHCSPICGVAMDDGSLCRRQPVSGRKRCDLHKGRRIYSSGSEITSYETMPYAIFNPYSDEKDSNSSLNSNNCSTPICGVLTCNGTPYKRTVNGNGRCWQHLKYSGSHSSSNYFIPRISNYDSTGTSICGAPTRNGSFCRRTVKGNGTCRQH
- the LOC107940192 gene encoding probable caffeoyl-CoA O-methyltransferase At4g26220; translation: MEFTRAESFLHDGLLQSLELTKYILKTNGYPREPTPLKKLREVTARHPGKLMSTAPDSGQLIGVLLKLINAKKTIEIGVYTGYSLLLTALSIPYDAMIIAIDPNKETYEIGLPIIQKAGVEHKINFIESQALPVLDILLQNKDNEGSFDFAFVDADKENYLNYHERLLKLVKVGGLIIFDNTLWGGTVAQPEEAVSEDRKESRRSIIEFNNSVSIDQRIEIALAPSGDGLTICRRIR